From Deltaproteobacteria bacterium, the proteins below share one genomic window:
- a CDS encoding peptidylprolyl isomerase, translating to MNTRFASVLCATLALVACKKSEKSGPVVAEVGDEKITAEEVRQRLNETSPFLRARYSTVERKKEFLENLVRNELLAQEAVRQGYDKSPAVRDQMKRAMIQELIKHQLDAKLSGTDIGDEELKKFYEAHLDDFVKPERARVFHILLPAKDAKERADARKKGAALLKDIDAREKKGEVNAFQSAAMKESKDALSAPMGGDLRFLSRDELAKAYNSELAHAAFELKNPGDKSGPVDTSAGVELVKLQVKTVAVNRTFEESKEPIRQRMARERRSRDYDEWVKGLRERTKVAIYDQELDKIQVDAAAQPPPAGPASISGGHPVPQAIAPAAPPAGQKSPSTATSNIGGK from the coding sequence ATGAACACCCGCTTTGCCAGCGTCCTCTGCGCCACGCTCGCCCTCGTCGCCTGCAAGAAGAGCGAGAAATCCGGACCTGTCGTGGCCGAGGTCGGAGACGAAAAGATCACTGCCGAGGAAGTCCGGCAGCGGCTGAACGAAACCAGCCCCTTCCTTCGCGCGCGCTACAGCACGGTCGAGCGGAAGAAGGAGTTCCTCGAGAACCTGGTCCGCAACGAGCTGCTCGCCCAGGAGGCGGTCCGGCAAGGCTACGACAAGAGTCCGGCCGTCCGCGACCAGATGAAGCGGGCGATGATCCAGGAGCTGATCAAGCACCAGCTCGATGCGAAGCTCTCCGGCACCGACATTGGCGATGAGGAGCTGAAGAAATTCTACGAGGCGCACCTCGACGACTTCGTGAAGCCGGAGCGGGCGCGCGTCTTCCACATCCTCCTGCCGGCAAAGGACGCGAAAGAGCGGGCCGATGCGCGCAAGAAGGGCGCCGCGCTGCTCAAGGACATCGACGCCCGCGAGAAGAAGGGTGAAGTGAACGCGTTCCAGAGCGCCGCGATGAAGGAGAGCAAGGATGCCCTCTCGGCGCCGATGGGCGGAGATCTCCGCTTCCTCTCCCGGGACGAGCTCGCCAAGGCCTACAACTCCGAGCTCGCCCACGCGGCGTTCGAGCTGAAGAACCCCGGCGACAAGTCCGGACCCGTCGATACGTCCGCCGGCGTGGAGCTGGTGAAGCTGCAGGTGAAGACGGTGGCGGTGAACCGCACCTTCGAGGAGAGCAAGGAACCGATCCGGCAGCGGATGGCGCGGGAACGGCGCAGCCGCGACTACGACGAATGGGTGAAGGGCCTGCGCGAGCGCACCAAGGTCGCCATCTACGACCAGGAGCTGGACAAGATCCAGGTGGACGCCGCTGCACAGCCGCCGCCTGCGGGTCCGGCGAGCATCTCCGGCGGCCATCCGGTGCCCCAGGCGATCGCGCCGGCTGCGCCGCCAGCGGGGCAGAAGTCGCCTTCGACGGCGACGTCGAACATCGGCGGGAAGTAG
- the mfd gene encoding transcription-repair coupling factor: protein MESTPSAASHFAPRPKGSPTALAELLAAFREGARKVQARGLFGAARGYALIRLAEDSKRPLVCVEPDEEAAEALERDLRFFARDRAVVRIPGDEVLPYEGLTPDRFVAQQRLAALFRLHLGEQPIVVCSIKSVGRRVLPRAALDRRSLQISLEMEHDRDELARKLTAAGYARVPLVDDPGTFAIRGGVFDVWSPLDAQPARLEFFGDLVEKIRSFDPQTQRTSGDLKEISLCPAREIVLDEEGRRAAVATVRAAADAVETPSRQLRELIDDLSNLSQDDELFAAGLTAILPGFYPGGLSPLTEYLPKDAIWILDDPLELERQWGDLWRALEDAFTGARRKGELALPPDQHFVHERDLRPTVEASPLLELSDLAVGADAAVGTAEIDFELQPTRELRAEIQSHHGEDGALTPLVRRLESLRERGATAIVACHSSAQAERTRRLFLDRNLMAQIVPLQQAAFSPHIHAHLVVGEISAGFVDSHERFALYSDEDIFGPRAEVRRAPRKPRTFGPEGADFRDLKEGDLVVHVDHGIARYDGLTRLNVRGFAADFILLQFAGKDKLYLPVGRLRQIQKYAGGDPEKVRLDSLKSQTFQKRKARVKEELLRMAAELLDIYAARAAHQGYAYSPPDSMYRQFEADFEFEETPDQERAIYEVLADMQQKKPMDRLVCGDVGYGKTEVALRAAFKAVEDKKQVAVLVPTTVLAAQHFRTFSRRFADYPVMVEMISRLRDEKQIRGALARAREGKVDVLIGTHRLLSADVSFKDLGLVVVDEEQRFGVKHKEQLKKLRKLVDVLTLTATPIPRTLHMSMMGVRDLSIIGTPPVDRRAIRTFVSKFDGATIKEAIERELARGGQVFFVHNRIETISGVLDYLTRLVPQAKIAVAHGQMAEGKLERVMTEFIDRKHDVLLCTAIIESGLDIPSANTILVDRADHFGLSQLYQIRGRVGRSRERAYAYLLIPARRKITREAQKRLQVLQQFTELGAGFQIASHDLEIRGAGNLLGPDQSGNIASVGFDLYTQLMEEAVAQIRGEEVRQEFEPDVELPIPALIPEDYVPDVQQRLFFYKRLASASTEEALYDAKGEMRDQCGDPPAEVDALVEVMSLKNELRALRMRGLKSGPDRLVVQLGPDAALDPASLAQLVAKGKGRYRLTPGMELVATINGVSSPLESARQLVRELRACAQVSD from the coding sequence TTGGAATCGACTCCGTCCGCAGCCTCGCACTTCGCCCCGCGCCCCAAAGGGAGCCCGACTGCGCTCGCCGAGCTCCTCGCTGCCTTCCGCGAAGGCGCGCGCAAGGTCCAGGCGCGCGGCCTTTTCGGCGCCGCCCGCGGATACGCGCTGATCCGGCTGGCGGAGGACTCGAAGCGGCCGCTCGTCTGCGTGGAGCCCGACGAGGAGGCGGCGGAGGCGCTGGAGCGCGACCTGCGGTTCTTCGCCCGCGACCGCGCCGTGGTGCGCATCCCGGGCGACGAAGTGCTGCCTTACGAAGGGCTCACCCCGGACCGGTTCGTCGCGCAGCAACGTCTCGCGGCCCTCTTCCGCTTGCACCTCGGCGAGCAACCGATCGTGGTCTGCTCGATCAAGTCCGTCGGGCGCCGTGTGCTTCCCCGCGCCGCCCTGGATCGGCGGAGCCTGCAGATCTCGCTGGAGATGGAGCACGACCGCGACGAGCTGGCCCGCAAGCTCACCGCGGCCGGCTACGCCCGCGTCCCGCTGGTGGACGATCCCGGCACCTTCGCCATCCGCGGCGGCGTGTTCGACGTCTGGTCTCCCCTGGACGCCCAGCCGGCTCGGCTCGAGTTCTTCGGCGACCTGGTGGAGAAGATCCGCTCGTTCGATCCGCAGACGCAGCGCACCTCCGGCGACCTGAAGGAGATCTCGCTCTGCCCGGCGCGCGAGATCGTGCTGGACGAGGAAGGGCGTCGCGCCGCCGTCGCCACTGTGCGCGCAGCCGCCGACGCGGTCGAGACTCCCTCCCGGCAGCTTCGCGAGCTCATCGACGATCTCTCCAATCTCTCGCAGGACGACGAGCTCTTTGCCGCAGGTCTGACGGCGATCCTTCCGGGGTTCTACCCGGGGGGCCTCTCGCCGCTCACCGAGTACCTGCCCAAAGACGCGATCTGGATCCTGGACGATCCGCTGGAGCTCGAGCGCCAGTGGGGAGATCTCTGGAGAGCATTGGAGGACGCCTTCACCGGAGCCCGCAGGAAAGGCGAGCTCGCGCTGCCCCCGGACCAGCATTTCGTGCACGAGCGCGATCTGCGCCCGACCGTGGAGGCGTCGCCGCTGCTCGAGCTGTCGGACCTCGCCGTCGGCGCGGACGCCGCGGTGGGAACTGCCGAGATCGACTTCGAGCTGCAGCCCACCCGCGAGCTGCGCGCCGAGATCCAGAGCCATCATGGCGAGGACGGGGCGCTGACGCCGCTGGTGCGCAGGCTGGAGTCTCTCCGCGAACGGGGCGCGACGGCCATCGTTGCCTGCCACTCGTCGGCGCAGGCGGAGCGGACGCGAAGGCTTTTCCTCGACCGCAATCTCATGGCGCAGATCGTGCCGCTGCAACAGGCGGCCTTCTCGCCGCACATCCACGCCCACCTGGTGGTCGGCGAGATCAGCGCCGGCTTCGTCGATTCCCACGAACGGTTCGCCCTCTACTCGGACGAGGACATCTTCGGTCCCCGCGCCGAGGTACGCCGCGCGCCGCGCAAGCCGCGGACGTTTGGCCCCGAGGGTGCGGACTTCCGCGACCTCAAGGAAGGCGATCTGGTGGTGCACGTCGACCACGGGATCGCACGCTACGACGGACTCACCCGCCTGAACGTGCGCGGGTTTGCGGCGGACTTCATCCTTCTGCAGTTCGCAGGCAAGGACAAGCTGTACCTTCCGGTCGGCCGCCTGCGGCAAATCCAGAAGTACGCCGGCGGCGATCCCGAGAAGGTCAGGCTCGACTCGCTCAAGAGCCAGACCTTCCAGAAACGAAAGGCGAGGGTCAAGGAAGAGCTGCTCCGGATGGCGGCGGAGCTGCTCGACATCTACGCGGCCCGGGCTGCGCACCAGGGTTACGCCTATTCGCCGCCCGACTCGATGTACCGGCAATTCGAGGCGGACTTCGAGTTCGAGGAGACTCCCGACCAGGAGCGCGCCATCTACGAGGTGCTCGCGGACATGCAGCAGAAGAAGCCGATGGACCGGCTGGTCTGCGGCGATGTCGGGTACGGCAAGACCGAGGTGGCGTTGCGCGCCGCGTTCAAGGCCGTCGAGGACAAGAAGCAGGTGGCAGTGCTGGTTCCGACCACGGTGCTTGCCGCGCAGCACTTCCGGACCTTCTCCAGGAGGTTCGCGGACTATCCGGTCATGGTGGAGATGATCTCGCGTCTGCGCGACGAGAAGCAGATTCGCGGAGCCCTCGCCCGCGCGCGCGAAGGGAAGGTGGACGTGCTGATCGGCACGCACCGCCTGCTCTCCGCGGACGTCTCGTTCAAGGACCTCGGGCTGGTCGTGGTGGACGAGGAGCAGCGCTTCGGCGTGAAGCACAAGGAGCAGCTGAAGAAGCTGCGCAAGCTCGTCGACGTGCTCACCCTCACCGCCACTCCGATCCCGCGCACGCTGCACATGTCGATGATGGGCGTGCGGGATCTCTCGATCATCGGGACCCCACCCGTGGACCGCCGCGCCATCCGCACCTTCGTCTCCAAATTCGACGGAGCGACCATCAAGGAGGCCATCGAGCGCGAGCTGGCCCGCGGCGGCCAGGTCTTCTTTGTCCACAACCGCATCGAGACCATCTCTGGCGTGTTGGACTACCTGACCCGGCTCGTTCCCCAGGCGAAGATCGCCGTGGCGCATGGCCAGATGGCCGAAGGCAAGCTGGAAAGGGTGATGACGGAGTTCATCGACAGGAAGCACGACGTGCTGCTCTGCACCGCCATCATCGAGAGCGGCCTCGATATTCCCTCCGCCAACACCATCCTCGTCGACCGCGCCGACCACTTCGGACTCTCGCAGCTGTACCAGATCCGCGGCCGCGTCGGCCGCAGCCGCGAGCGGGCCTATGCCTATCTGTTGATCCCGGCGCGCCGGAAGATCACCCGCGAAGCGCAGAAACGCCTCCAGGTCCTGCAGCAGTTCACCGAGCTGGGCGCCGGATTCCAGATCGCATCCCACGACCTGGAAATCCGCGGCGCCGGCAATCTCCTCGGTCCTGACCAGAGCGGCAACATCGCCTCGGTCGGATTCGATCTGTACACGCAGCTCATGGAGGAAGCCGTAGCGCAGATCAGGGGCGAGGAAGTGCGGCAGGAGTTCGAGCCGGACGTCGAGCTGCCCATCCCGGCGCTGATCCCCGAGGACTACGTCCCGGACGTGCAGCAACGGCTCTTCTTCTACAAGCGGCTCGCGTCCGCCAGCACCGAGGAGGCGCTCTACGACGCCAAGGGAGAGATGCGTGACCAGTGCGGCGACCCCCCGGCGGAAGTCGATGCGCTGGTCGAGGTGATGTCGCTCAAGAACGAGCTGCGCGCGCTGCGGATGCGCGGCCTGAAGAGCGGTCCGGACCGTCTGGTCGTGCAGCTCGGGCCGGACGCCGCTCTCGATCCCGCCTCCCTGGCTCAGCTCGTGGCGAAGGGAAAGGGGCGATATCGCCTCACACCCGGGATGGAGCTGGTCGCCACCATCAATGGCGTGTCTTCGCCACTGGAGAGCGCTCGGCAGCTCGTCCGGGAGCTGCGCGCCTGCGCACAGGTCTCGGACTAG
- a CDS encoding histidine kinase — protein sequence MAESVIHKQLVLGELLDLTSFTNVCRTFVDLYKVGLKVFDANGTKLVDMKVASGDFCAYMFTGPNGRRLCTETVTHIKVRPLEAPNAQPALAVRNCFSGLRYLMMPILYEGDILGRIIFGPFMPEEVGDLGAELQALQGEFDLKKAKELIDRIRRAPETTVRRILEHFAKLVDVLVFTSHKAMISSQLHIESVTESYREVQEKNKKLSDALERLQELSRLKSNFLATVSHELRTPLTSVIGYSEMLLAGLAGDLNDEQKDYLKTILEKGESLLRLISSILDLSRIEARGVQLVRKQTSLDEIVQSAMESVLPQSLKKNLQLKSEVSRTVKTITVDGDKIRQCVVNLLSNSVKFTPAGGQILIQAGPAERPPTQAGPFGSSGYFQIVVTDNGIGIAPEMQPKVFETFFQADSSASREYGGAGLGLSIVRSYIEAHGGEVSLKSELGKGSTFTLIVPIEPPGSALEMPRN from the coding sequence GTGGCCGAGAGCGTCATCCACAAGCAGCTCGTGTTGGGCGAGTTGCTCGATCTGACCAGCTTCACCAACGTCTGTCGCACGTTCGTGGACCTCTACAAGGTCGGCCTCAAGGTCTTCGACGCCAACGGCACGAAGCTCGTGGACATGAAGGTCGCCTCCGGCGACTTCTGCGCCTACATGTTCACCGGCCCCAACGGCCGCCGGCTGTGCACCGAGACGGTGACGCACATCAAGGTGCGGCCGCTGGAAGCGCCCAACGCCCAACCGGCGCTCGCGGTCCGCAACTGCTTCAGCGGTCTGCGCTATCTGATGATGCCCATCCTCTACGAGGGCGACATACTCGGTCGCATCATCTTCGGTCCCTTCATGCCCGAGGAGGTGGGCGACCTGGGCGCCGAGCTGCAAGCGCTGCAGGGCGAGTTCGACCTGAAGAAGGCGAAGGAGCTGATCGACCGGATCCGCAGGGCGCCGGAGACCACCGTCCGCCGCATCCTCGAGCACTTCGCCAAGCTGGTCGACGTGCTCGTCTTCACCTCGCACAAGGCGATGATCTCCAGCCAGCTTCACATCGAGAGCGTCACCGAGAGCTACCGGGAGGTGCAGGAGAAGAACAAGAAGCTCTCCGACGCGCTCGAGCGCCTGCAGGAGCTCTCGCGGCTGAAGTCCAACTTCCTCGCCACCGTTTCCCACGAGCTACGCACGCCGCTCACCTCGGTGATCGGCTACAGCGAGATGCTTCTGGCCGGACTTGCCGGCGATCTGAACGACGAGCAGAAGGACTATCTGAAGACGATCCTGGAGAAGGGCGAGTCGCTCCTTCGGCTCATCTCCTCCATCCTCGACCTCTCCCGCATCGAGGCCCGCGGCGTGCAACTCGTGCGCAAGCAGACCAGCCTCGACGAGATCGTGCAGAGCGCGATGGAGAGCGTGCTTCCGCAGAGCCTGAAGAAGAACCTGCAGCTCAAGTCCGAGGTCTCGCGCACGGTGAAGACGATCACCGTCGACGGCGACAAGATCCGGCAGTGCGTCGTGAACCTGCTCTCGAACTCGGTCAAGTTCACGCCGGCAGGCGGCCAGATCCTCATCCAGGCCGGTCCCGCGGAGCGGCCGCCCACCCAGGCGGGGCCCTTCGGCAGCTCCGGCTACTTCCAGATCGTGGTCACGGACAACGGCATCGGGATTGCGCCGGAGATGCAGCCCAAGGTGTTCGAGACGTTTTTCCAGGCGGATTCGTCGGCGTCGCGCGAGTACGGGGGAGCGGGCCTGGGGCTCTCGATCGTCCGCAGCTACATCGAAGCACACGGCGGCGAAGTGTCGTTGAAGAGCGAGCTCGGCAAGGGGTCGACGTTCACGCTGATCGTGCCCATCGAACCTCCGGGAAGCGCGCTCGAGATGCCGCGCAATTGA
- a CDS encoding MglA protein — protein sequence MQFNTGQRELTLKIVYYGPGLSGKTTNLRALYQRIQPQLRGHLMTLDTADDRTLFFDTLPLVFTAGTLKVKLKLFTVPGQVMHNSTRRIVLQGADAIAFIADSQPSKRQENYKYWLNMVENLKANGLEIESMPNVVQWNKKDLGDASTDEAIEKMRRENKQPVFEAVAVRGEGVLETFLGLVDLTFEHVDKVYMLSQKIGLDRRAFVEEVRRCLVDPPSGKTGTDGA from the coding sequence GTGCAGTTCAACACGGGCCAACGCGAGCTGACGCTCAAGATCGTCTACTACGGCCCCGGCCTCTCCGGGAAGACGACCAACCTCCGCGCTCTCTACCAGCGCATCCAGCCGCAGCTACGGGGGCATCTGATGACGTTGGACACGGCCGACGACCGGACCCTGTTCTTCGACACGCTGCCCCTGGTGTTCACCGCCGGCACCCTGAAGGTGAAGCTGAAGCTCTTCACCGTTCCAGGCCAGGTGATGCACAACTCGACGCGGCGGATCGTCCTGCAGGGCGCCGATGCCATCGCCTTCATCGCCGACAGCCAGCCCTCCAAGCGGCAGGAGAACTACAAGTACTGGCTGAACATGGTGGAGAACCTGAAGGCGAACGGCCTCGAGATCGAGTCGATGCCGAACGTGGTCCAGTGGAACAAGAAGGACCTGGGCGACGCCTCCACCGACGAGGCCATCGAGAAGATGCGCCGCGAGAACAAGCAGCCCGTGTTCGAGGCGGTGGCGGTGCGCGGCGAGGGAGTGTTGGAGACGTTCCTGGGCCTCGTCGACCTCACCTTCGAGCACGTCGACAAGGTCTACATGCTCTCGCAGAAGATCGGGCTCGATCGGCGCGCGTTCGTCGAGGAAGTCCGTCGCTGTCTGGTCGATCCGCCCTCCGGGAAGACAGGAACGGACGGAGCCTGA
- a CDS encoding tetratricopeptide repeat protein, with amino-acid sequence MKNLVLGLLSAGLLCACGSVAVRVPVMRPAEINMAPYQNVAVGDMTGVGNRPMTDSLEEALVNTNRFTVVDRQHIAQLMRELQLSSTDLADPRAAAKLGKVVTAGALIFGDVQNSYREQPNETRYQDDKKVWHVWYSLKGESYVRATFKIVDVATGRLIVAKTYEERRDDTNRALDRRPEPIDRMPLENAARRAVVERFMKAIVPHQEFMYANFQKDSDIPQLEGGIGWAERGDWKKAQSTFNDAAQIAEKNVKLKAGQVAKCYWNLGLAYEYAGEYDKAEAMVNKAYSLSNEKDMLGEIDNIHRLQADAKKLAEQTAAPEATGAQ; translated from the coding sequence ATGAAGAACCTCGTTCTCGGCCTGCTCAGTGCAGGGCTTCTTTGCGCCTGTGGAAGCGTCGCGGTCCGCGTTCCGGTGATGAGGCCGGCGGAGATCAACATGGCTCCGTACCAGAACGTCGCGGTCGGGGACATGACGGGCGTGGGCAACCGGCCGATGACGGATTCGCTCGAGGAGGCGCTGGTCAACACGAACCGCTTCACCGTGGTCGACCGGCAGCACATCGCGCAACTGATGCGCGAGCTGCAGCTCTCCTCCACCGATCTGGCCGATCCGAGGGCGGCCGCGAAGCTCGGCAAGGTGGTGACGGCCGGGGCGCTGATCTTCGGAGACGTGCAGAACAGCTACCGGGAGCAGCCCAACGAGACGCGCTACCAGGACGACAAGAAGGTCTGGCACGTCTGGTACTCGCTCAAGGGCGAGTCATACGTCCGCGCCACGTTCAAGATCGTCGACGTGGCCACGGGTCGCCTGATCGTCGCCAAGACCTACGAGGAGCGGCGCGACGACACCAACCGCGCACTCGATCGCCGGCCCGAGCCCATCGACCGCATGCCGCTCGAGAACGCGGCGCGGCGCGCCGTGGTGGAGCGGTTCATGAAGGCCATCGTTCCGCACCAGGAATTCATGTACGCCAACTTCCAGAAGGACTCCGACATCCCTCAGCTGGAGGGAGGCATCGGCTGGGCGGAGCGCGGCGACTGGAAGAAGGCGCAGAGCACGTTCAACGACGCGGCGCAGATTGCGGAGAAGAACGTCAAGCTGAAGGCGGGACAGGTCGCGAAGTGCTATTGGAACCTGGGCCTCGCCTATGAGTACGCCGGCGAATACGACAAGGCCGAGGCGATGGTGAACAAGGCTTACTCGCTCTCCAACGAGAAGGACATGCTCGGCGAGATCGACAACATCCACCGGCTCCAGGCCGACGCGAAGAAGCTCGCCGAGCAGACCGCGGCGCCGGAGGCCACCGGTGCGCAGTAG
- the thiL gene encoding thiamine-phosphate kinase yields the protein MSSEFDLIAAFLKPFPRGYRVRLGPGSDCAAVSVAPGMQLVATTDAVIEGVHFDLRRFSPEDVGWKALAVNLSDLAAAGARPRWFLCALGIPASSRVVQIAQRISRGMSSLARKSRCALIGGNVTSAAEWSVTITALGEARRPLSRAGARPGDALVVIGSLGDAAAGLRSYPSPVAARAQRRPVPRVREGLLVAPFASAAIDVSDGFLQDLGHICAESSVGAVVECSSLPLGKAARRLPDGMELALGGGEDYALLLTVPKRKLPALRKKLRLVEVGRIVRGRGIQLTELGSPRPLPRRSGFDHLRK from the coding sequence TTGAGCTCGGAATTCGACCTCATCGCCGCATTCCTGAAGCCATTTCCGCGTGGATACCGGGTTCGCCTCGGCCCGGGAAGCGACTGCGCGGCGGTATCCGTCGCTCCCGGCATGCAGCTGGTCGCGACCACGGACGCGGTCATCGAGGGCGTCCATTTCGATCTCCGCCGATTCTCGCCGGAAGACGTCGGGTGGAAGGCCCTGGCCGTCAACCTGTCCGACCTGGCCGCCGCGGGCGCGCGGCCGCGGTGGTTCCTCTGCGCACTGGGCATCCCCGCGAGCAGCCGCGTGGTGCAGATCGCGCAGAGGATCTCCCGCGGGATGTCGTCGTTGGCGCGCAAATCGCGTTGCGCGCTGATCGGCGGCAACGTCACCTCCGCCGCGGAATGGTCGGTGACCATCACGGCGCTCGGCGAGGCTCGCCGCCCTCTGTCGCGCGCCGGTGCGCGTCCCGGTGACGCGCTGGTGGTCATCGGGTCGCTTGGCGACGCCGCCGCCGGCCTGCGCTCCTATCCGTCCCCGGTCGCGGCGCGCGCGCAGCGCCGTCCGGTTCCGCGGGTCCGCGAAGGTTTGCTGGTGGCGCCGTTTGCATCCGCCGCCATCGACGTCAGCGACGGCTTTCTCCAGGATCTCGGGCACATCTGCGCCGAGAGCAGCGTTGGCGCGGTCGTCGAATGCAGCTCGCTTCCGCTGGGAAAGGCGGCTCGCCGTCTTCCCGACGGCATGGAGCTGGCACTGGGCGGCGGCGAAGACTACGCGCTGCTTCTGACCGTCCCGAAGCGGAAACTGCCGGCCCTTCGGAAGAAATTGAGGCTCGTCGAAGTCGGCCGCATCGTGCGCGGTCGAGGCATCCAGCTCACCGAGCTGGGCTCACCTCGCCCGCTTCCACGCCGCTCCGGATTCGACCACTTGAGAAAATAA
- the ychF gene encoding redox-regulated ATPase YchF, whose protein sequence is MGLSIGIVGLPNVGKSTLFNALSGASVLAANYPFATKDPNVGVVPVPDDRVDRLATLYKPKKTTHAALEFLDIAGLVRGASKGEGLGNQFLANIREVDAVAHVLRCFEDPDVVHVDGTVDPLRDKEVVDTELQLKDLESLEKKRERRLKDAKAPGKPGEEAKADLAVYEKLKTALEAGRPARSVALGDDEKPRARELFLLTSKPVLHVANVDESQLARLDSDPLVARVRKLAEAEGARTVAICSKVEAEIQQLPPAERAEYLAHIGLTEPGLNRLLREGFVLLGLQSFFTVGEDECRAWVIRKGIRAPQAAGVIHTDFERGFIKAEVIRWDELLRYGSEAAAKSRGAMRVEGKDYVVQDGDVIHFLFNV, encoded by the coding sequence ATGGGTCTTTCCATCGGCATCGTCGGTCTGCCCAACGTGGGCAAGAGCACGCTGTTCAACGCGCTCTCGGGCGCTTCCGTGCTCGCCGCGAACTATCCGTTCGCGACCAAGGACCCGAACGTCGGAGTGGTCCCGGTTCCCGACGATCGCGTCGACCGGCTCGCCACCCTGTACAAACCGAAGAAGACCACCCACGCCGCCCTCGAGTTCCTGGACATCGCCGGGCTGGTGCGCGGCGCCTCGAAAGGCGAGGGGCTCGGCAACCAGTTCCTCGCCAACATCCGCGAGGTGGACGCGGTCGCGCACGTGCTGCGCTGCTTCGAGGATCCGGACGTGGTGCACGTCGACGGGACGGTGGACCCGCTGCGCGACAAGGAAGTGGTCGACACCGAGCTGCAGCTCAAGGATCTCGAGTCGCTGGAGAAGAAGCGCGAGCGCCGGCTCAAGGACGCGAAGGCGCCGGGCAAGCCTGGCGAGGAAGCGAAGGCGGATCTCGCCGTCTACGAGAAGCTGAAAACAGCGCTGGAGGCGGGCCGGCCGGCCCGCAGCGTCGCGCTCGGCGACGACGAGAAGCCGCGGGCGCGCGAGCTGTTCCTGCTCACCTCGAAGCCGGTGCTCCATGTGGCCAACGTGGACGAGTCACAGCTCGCCCGGCTCGATTCGGACCCGCTGGTCGCCAGAGTCCGCAAGCTCGCCGAAGCGGAGGGAGCGCGGACAGTGGCCATCTGCAGCAAGGTGGAGGCCGAGATCCAACAACTTCCCCCGGCCGAGCGGGCCGAGTATCTGGCTCACATCGGCCTTACGGAGCCGGGCCTGAACCGGCTGCTGCGCGAAGGGTTCGTGCTGCTCGGGCTCCAGAGCTTCTTCACCGTGGGCGAGGACGAGTGCCGCGCCTGGGTGATCCGCAAGGGGATCCGTGCGCCGCAAGCAGCAGGCGTGATCCATACCGATTTCGAGCGCGGCTTCATCAAGGCGGAGGTGATCCGCTGGGACGAGCTGCTGCGCTACGGCTCGGAGGCTGCGGCGAAGAGCCGGGGCGCGATGCGCGTCGAAGGGAAGGACTACGTCGTCCAGGACGGCGACGTCATCCACTTCCTCTTCAACGTCTGA
- a CDS encoding peptidylprolyl isomerase, with protein MVRPMLRFSLVLTLLPLAALAEIKDRIAAVVNGLPITLSEVEERVAPELARVPSGPAGAAQRKDILKHALGQLIDEQLVASEASALGIDVTEDELQRLVEQLAKENRLDMSQFRQALAQQGLSLETVRESLKRQQLTVRLLQYKVKPRRVSDEEVQAAYATMNRNAEYEVRARDIFISAPDGASATQQSAARAKADAALRRIREGESFAKVARDVSDGPTAREGGDLGYFRRGQMLPQLEQAAFALQPGETSGLIRVVGARGGYHLVTVEDRRQLAARPLAEVQEEIRNRLTAESVMKEREHYLSQLRKTAQLDEKL; from the coding sequence ATGGTCCGCCCCATGCTGCGTTTCTCGTTGGTGCTGACCCTCCTGCCGCTTGCGGCGCTTGCCGAGATCAAGGACCGGATTGCGGCCGTGGTGAATGGCCTGCCCATCACGCTTTCCGAAGTGGAGGAACGCGTCGCACCCGAACTGGCGCGCGTCCCTTCCGGTCCGGCCGGAGCGGCGCAGCGCAAGGACATCCTCAAGCATGCCCTGGGGCAGCTGATCGACGAGCAGCTCGTGGCGAGCGAAGCGAGCGCGCTGGGCATCGACGTGACCGAGGACGAGCTTCAGCGCCTCGTGGAACAGCTCGCGAAAGAGAACCGCCTCGACATGTCCCAGTTCCGCCAGGCGCTCGCGCAGCAGGGGCTCAGCCTCGAGACGGTGCGCGAGTCGCTCAAGCGCCAGCAGCTCACGGTGCGGCTCCTCCAGTACAAGGTGAAGCCACGCCGCGTGAGCGACGAGGAAGTGCAGGCGGCCTATGCCACGATGAACCGGAACGCGGAATACGAAGTGCGCGCCCGCGACATCTTCATCTCCGCGCCGGACGGGGCGAGCGCGACGCAGCAGAGCGCAGCGAGGGCCAAGGCCGATGCGGCCCTGCGCCGGATCCGCGAAGGAGAGAGCTTCGCCAAGGTCGCTCGCGACGTGTCCGACGGTCCCACCGCGCGCGAGGGCGGCGATCTGGGGTACTTCCGCCGCGGGCAGATGCTCCCGCAGCTGGAGCAGGCCGCTTTCGCACTGCAGCCGGGGGAGACCTCTGGGCTGATCCGCGTCGTCGGAGCGCGCGGGGGCTATCACCTCGTGACCGTCGAGGACCGCCGGCAGCTCGCGGCGCGCCCGCTCGCGGAAGTCCAGGAGGAGATCCGCAACCGCCTGACTGCGGAATCGGTGATGAAAGAGCGCGAGCACTATCTCTCGCAGCTTCGAAAGACGGCGCAGCTCGACGAGAAGCTCTAG